DNA sequence from the Antedon mediterranea chromosome 7, ecAntMedi1.1, whole genome shotgun sequence genome:
TGACAGAAGTTTAGACGCGCGCGTTCACATATTGATGCGTGCCAATTGGTGAAcgcattaataataataatatgatagtaTCCTGGATTTAtttagcgcctaatgttgtgaaacctctaagcgcctctaacattattaccccagtcatttttcctgatcaaacacctatggaaacatactcccataatgcaatcagcgcaaagttgtgtcttgatctaacctggttcccatttatacactgTAAAAAGGGTTAtgcacctgggtggagagaggcaaacgtaagtaaagtatctttcctaaggatacaagcaatgcggcgagagtaggattcgaacctcgatctcacgatcagtagatcagactgcgccacacgcccttacatGAAGTTTGTATCTGTCATGCACTGACCGCATGAGCTCTGTTTTAAACTAATGCGTTATCATGACTTAGGAAAGTCCtgcaaacttttttttaatagaggATGATATTTTATGACTCAGCGGGGGTAGCCTAGAGGTCTAGGTGATAGCTGTTTGTTAACTTGCTAATAATGCGTAATAATAGAAGTATTACTAATATTAACAATCTCCTTCCGACGCTAGGCCTTCGAGTGTTAGTTATTGTATGATAATCTATTAggcttattattaataatgttattaatattattgatttcttTACATGTTACTCACCGTAAATGGAATTAACGCTGTATCtgtatcaaaattaaatttagcaTTGTGTAACCGCTCTACACACAACACAAAAGATTATCGACTTAGGGTTGAGGTGAGCGGGGTTCGAGTTGATTGGGGCAGCGGCACTAGACAcacatagataataaataaaagagtaCACAATAGTTGGCTTATAGTAGATGTGTTATTATTCTAAATCgtaatacaaattatacaatatgCGACTTATAATTAAGTATGCTTAAAGATTTAGATAACAAGTCAAACTTAAGTTTGTTGACAACTGGCAGTGGTCGAGCTTGTCCCCTTTTTGGTGTGGTAAACCCGTTCGAAGTTTGATGCTTATACACTCCACCGATTCCCTCGTCTGGCTGTGGACTTTACACACAGAATCCAACTTGGGCAATCTTCCCTCAACCTGAATTTGTTGAGCAAGGAATAAGTGTAAATACAACTTCTTTCAGAACGTACAAAAAGTATCAGGGAGGACCTGACTGCTCTCAATAGATTTAGAGTTGAGTTGTCTACTACGGTAgcctttttgtatttaattcctATAACTACAGAATTCTCTATACAGGCTTCATTCAAGGATAATTTAGGATTAGCTAATAAATCATAGCCTAGTGAGTATATAATGACAGGGTCTTATTACTACACTCTAACTTACATATAAACATACAATCAATACGATATAAGGTGGTCAAACATATAGtacatatttacaatatatcaaGTTGTATCTAAGATAATAAATTCATTGCTGGACAACGAGCAATGATAAACATAAAAGTAGTATCCTATATGTAGTTAACAAGTACAACTAAAGGACTTAGCTATGTTACTTACGctacaaaataataagtttatGTTGGTTATCTTACCTGAATTTGTTGAGCAAGGAATAAGTGTAAATACAACTTCTTTCAGAACGTACAAAAAGTATCAGGGAGGACCTGACTGCTCTCAATAGATTTAGAGTTGAGTTGTGATTTTTCCCAACTCTGCAGTCTTTTTTATATGTCTTGGCCCCACCCTGTTGTTCCGAAATACATTCCTGGACCATTATCTAATGGTAGATGATGGTGGCCCTATTTCCTTATTTGGAGTTTGATCAGCTAATAGTTTATCCTTAAAATAATTAGCTCATACTTAAAGTATGTTGGTCAGTACTTTCTTTGTTTGTAAGGAAGTAGGAATGTGTAAATGTTGCAATTTCCTTggactggcacacttttgtggcctgggttacaCTCACCCTGCCAAAATATTCGTCCGTCCCCGGACGACGCTCAACAAACTCAATGGTAACCAACATTTACATTAAAAGTAGTGCTTAACTACGTCACCATTTAGTTTTTTGATCGTAATTCAcctaatacataaaatatacagtgaaaaaaaaatattacattgaaAAGGAATCAAAATTGGCgtgtatatataaacatatagtaaaaataacattataaaattaattcgGCTTAGAGCCTCTTAAAAGTGATAATTGAGATTGCATCATATCAGCAAACATTTGGTTTTGCATCCCAATGACTTGGACCACCATATTAGAAGTTGATGTAACTTGTTGGCCGGGAGCAAAATAACCTAACCTTTCTGGCTGTGTTCTTAGCCGTTTAGGACGTAAGGTATCATCTGTATTAGCCTGTGGTTCGTGGACATCGGGTTGAATATCAGGCTCATTATTAGCATTATCAATATTAACATTATCATTGTTGTCTAAATTATGAATAACAGCATCTTCGAAATCATTAATATCATGGTTAACTATTACATCTTCCTCATTGATCTGAGGTTCTATTTCGTTAACAATTGGGGTGTCAATAATAGTTTTAGCCACGTTTTGGTCATTACCCAGATTAGGAGGTATAGATGGATCTGTTGGTTGTTGAAGTGTGCGAACTGAATTTGGAATGTAATAATCTAAATCACTATCACTTGTTTCATGTCCAGATAGTTCTGGCTGTGGGACAGTTGACTTAGGCGTTTTGTGCCCTTGTCGAGTGACAGGCTTTCTCtgtctttgtttttctttagtaCCACTTTTAGGGGGAGTTTCCTTTGCTGTAGCAAACCTACATGGGAGTAGCATATTTCTATGCAATGTTCTAGTAGGACCATCACTATCTTCAGGTTCTATCTTGTACACAGGGTTGTCCCCTATTTGTTCCAAAACCACATAAATAGTTTCTTCCCACCTATCAGCAAGTTTATGTTTACCCCTTAAGCGCACATTTTTTACTAGTACCCTATCACCCTTGCAAATAGTGCATTCACGCACTTTACTATCATATCGGGCTTTATTGGCATTAGCTTTCTTGGTTGCCATTTCCTGGGCTAATTTGTGTGCTGTTTCTAGGCGATGTCGTAATTTGTCGGCATATCCCCTTGGAGAAAGTGAACCATTTTGATTTGGGTCAATACCTAGTTGGATGTCAATTGGGAGGCGGGCTTCTCtaccaaacattaaataatatggGGACATTCCCGTAGCATCATTCTTAGTACAATTGTATGCATGCACTAAGGGTGCAACATGGTCTCGCCAATGTTCTTTCTTTTGGTTTTCTAGAGTGCCTAGCATTTTAAGCAGGGTTTGGTTAAACCGTTCTACCTGACCATTACCCTGGGGATGGTATGGGGTTGTACGAGATTTTCTTACTcctaaatatttacataaatctTGGATAACTTTTGATTCGAAATCTCTGCCTTGATCTGAATGTAATTGTTTTGGAAAGCCATAATGTTGAAAGACATTATTCCACAGAGCTTTTGCTACTGTGGGGGCTTTTTGGTCCTTAGTTGGGATAGCAATAGCATATCTAGTGAAATGGTCAGTCACAACTAATACATTTCTAGTATCCTTAGAATCAGGTTCTATAGACAGAAAGTCAATACACATTAATTCCATAGGCATGGTGGTTCTGACACTAACTAGGGGGGCTGCTTTGGTAGCACGGGCCTTTCTTCGGACACATCGTTCACAACACCTACATTTATCTTCAATTTGGGAGGACATACGAGGCCAATAAAATCTGGATCGGGCAAGATCCAAGGTCCGTTCCATCCCAGGGTGACCAATGTCATCATGTAAGCCAGTAAATGCTTTATCTCTATAAGCGGTTGGAAGTACTAATTGCAATTGCATAGCTCcgatattatttacaaattggCGGTATAGAATATTATCTTTTACCAATAATTTATCAAACTGTCTCAGGAGTAGCCTAGTTTCCTCGGGTAATTTTGTGAGTTCATCTTGTGTAGGTTTCCGTTTgttatatacaaatttaaaaataggttTTATATTAGGGTCTTGTTGTTGATGCTCTACCCACTCCGCTGCAGTAACATTAGGCAAGGTTGACTGCccatctataggcctaatagggTTATCATAGATGGCGGGGATTGCATCAGGAGAATCACTAACTGACTCAACTAAGGGTGTTGTATCATTAGGTATAGTAGACTTATTAACTATTTTAGCATTACAGACTGCTGTGAACGAACAGGATGAAAATTTTACTCTACCTAACACTTCGTCAGCTTTCTCTTGATATTGTTCGTATTCAAAGTCATTGGAAGGGGGGTCATGTGGGCGACGACTAAGACCGTCTGCATCTTGATTGTTTCTACCTGCTTTGTATTTAATATCAAAGTTGTAATTGACCAGGGCGGCAAGCCACCTTTGACCTGTAGCGTCAAGCTTAGCTGTCGTCAACACGTACGTTAAGGGGTTATTATCGGTGTAAATTACAAATCGTTGACCATAAAGATAGTCAGTAAATTTCTCAGTCACCGCCCATTTTAGGGCAAGAAACTCTAATTTATGAGCAGGATAATTTGCTTCACTTTTGGATAACCCACGACTAGCATAGGCAATTACCCTCTTTATCCCATTTATCTCTTGATATAGGGCTGCACCTAACCCGCTTGTGCTAGCGTCGGTATGTAGAATAAATGGTGAATTGTAGTCTGCGAATCCTAATATAGGGGCTGAAGACAATTTATCTATTAGTACATCAAATGCCACCTGACATGATTCGGACCAGTTAGTACCAAATGGGGTATTAGGACTAGGGCGCCTTTCTGAGGGAGTATTGGATTTAGGTTTTTTGAACGTTTTACCTCGTTTACGTATTGGGTCATACTTAGTCATAAGTTGGTTTAATGGTTTGGCAATATGGCTATAATGCTGTATAAATCGTCGATAATAACCAGCAAAACCTAGAAATGATTTCAATTCTTTTACATTTGAGGGGCGGGGCCAAGATTTGACAGCCTCTACCTTATCTGGGTCAGTGCTTACCCCATCCTCTGAAATGACATGGCCCAAGCACTTAATGGAAGTTTGGGCAAAATTGCACTTGTCTGGATTTAGTTTCAAGCCATACTCTTCAAGCCTAGATAATACTTTGTCTAACTTAGCTAGGTGTTCGTCTAGTGTGGTTGAAAAAACTAGTAAGTCATCTAAATAAACTAGAACGTCGGAGAATGTTAACTCCCCCATGCACTTCTCCATTAGTCGCTGGAAGGTGGCGGGGGCATTAGTGATCCCTTGGGGCATTCGGTTAAATTCATAGAATCCCAATGGGCACCAAAATGCAGTTTTTGCTTTATCCTCCTCAGCCATTTCAATTTGGTAATAGCCTGATTTGAGGTCAAGACATGAGAACCATTTGGCACCACGTAAGGTTGTAAGGGCATCTTCAATGTTGGGGACGTTGTATTGGTCCCTAACCGTCCTAGAATTTAGAAGTCTGTAATCTATACATAATCGAATTTCGTTAGTCTTCTTTTTCCTGACTAATACTATAGGAGAACTATACTGGCTTTCGGACTCTCTAATGATATTCTTCCTTAATAAATCTTGAATGTGGTCCCTAGCATCATTGAAATCAGATGGGGGTATCCTCCTACAAGGTTGACGGAATGGGGTGTCATTAGTTAggtgtattttatgttttacagCCGAAGTTCTCCCTATATCTAAATCATTCTTTGAAAAAAACATTCGGATGATTattaagtaaattaataaatttcgCCTTATCTATATGTGAAATTGGCGAgctatcaaaattaaaattgtttgaggCCGTACTTGAGTTACAGTGAACTTCCGGACTGTGATGCGTTATAGACTGGGGGATGAAAGCAGTGGCAATCTTAAAGTTTCTATTTAGCCTAATTTCTTTACTAGAATTTGACAAAGGAACTCTAAGTTTAACTGGGCCCATATGTTCTAACTTGACTATTAAGGGTGTGATTAAAAGCCCTCCAGGAAGTGGGGTATCCGGGGATGCTTCAATTAACACATCTAAGTTAGGGTGTACTGTGTTCTTTATAACACATTCTACCTCTACTATTTTTCCTCTAGGTATTGTCATAGGAGAACATATTTTAACGGGGCCTAGTTTATCTTTCTTAGCCTTATCCTCTTTATACACTTCAGCCCAAGCAGAGTGTATGGGGCCTACTTTCCTTCCCTTTTTCTTAGTATTTGTCCAGCCAGTGGCCAGATCCCGAACTATACTGGTGTTGGTGCCCATTAACATAGACAGTCCCTTCCCTAATTTGGGGCACACTAAAGCTAATGTTGGGAATTGTTTAGTATAGCCCGTCTGGACTTTAGGAAACGTTAAATTGACCTCTATATAACCTAGATAAGGTACGTTCTGACCGCCAGCACCAGTTACTATTAAATCGGTTAATGGGTATATAGGCTTATCCCttaatttatctttataaaaGTCTTCACTGATACATGTAACCTGCGAGCCTGTATCTAACATTGCATTACATATATGACCGTCAACAATTATTGTTACGACACTAGGGTCGCCTATAAGATTATTAGTTTGTGATATTGCACTATGGAGTAAATTATTGGATGTTTTTGTTCCAGTGTTTCCCTTTCTCTTTTGTTGGGACCTTTTTACTGATGGGGCAGACCGTTGTCCCTTCTTCCCGGATGCCCTCTGCCGTTTCCCGCCTGATTAAACCGTTTGACCAATTTCTGCTGTACTAATGTGGCATTAGTTGGGTTGGGACAACCCCTCATGTGGTGCCCATCCTCGCCACAATTATAacatattttaggcctagtgtTTGGCGCAGGTGAAGAACGCGTTTTTGGGTTAGGGGTGGACTCTGGTGGGCTTGGTGTTGATTTGAGGTGATGTAGCTCAGTTCTAAGAACTTCTACCTCATGGCTAAGGGCTTCATAGCTACATAACGCAGCCTTGGCACTAACTGCCTTAGGTGTTCGCTTTTCTGCCCTAGCCCTACTATTAATTTCCTCACTTCTAACTTCTTTAATCAGTGTTAAATAAGTAGGGGGATTTGATTTGCGTTGTTTCAGGTTTAATGTAGATGATAGCATCTCGTCATATACTAGCCCACGGACAAATTGAGCTAGTCTCATATGGTCAGCCTTTGCTACCCCAACTGCCCCAGCCTTTGTTGCCCTAGTTAGATTTTCATCTAGGCGCATTAAAAATTTAGAGGGCAGTTCCCCTTCCGACTGATATGTCTCCCTAAATAGAGTATAGAGGTCATCTGCATCCACTGCCAAACCATAGACCTCATTAAGTACATCATGGCATTCCCTAGCAGTTGATTTATCAGTCACTTTATTTAGGATATTAAGTGCTGGAGGAAAGAGACTTTGACTTAAGATGCTCTTTTGTTCAGCCTGTGATAAGCTATCATCCCTTAAAAGTTGTTGGACTAGTTGAGACCAAGTCTCAAAGTCTACCTCATTTGAAGGGATTGGCACCCGTCCCGAAAACTGTCGTAACCGACGAACACCGGCCGTACGGGGCACGTTGTTGCCTATTAGGTGTTTTACTACTACTTCTTTGGTGTCGGAGGGGATGGAATCTAGCCTAAGATCGTTCAGGGTTTTCCCATGTTCTAAGAGAAATTTTTGTAGTTGTCCCTGGAAATCTGTGGGTAGGATATGGGTGTCCTTTTCTGGGGTCTTCCCATCCCATTTTATAATAGTCCAGGTTTCGTTATCTGTGTGGTCAATGGTTGTGGGGATATTTAGATCTACTACAGGTTTGGAAAACGAAAGTAGTAATTGAAAAGTGATATCTGTTTCATCTATAACTTCAACAACCTGGGATCGATCTATTTCTTTGAATGCATTAGGTATTCTATCGTGACTATAATTGGCCTTCAATACACCCCTTAATGCAATAGCATGACTAGGATCGACCTTGTGTTTAATACACCAGTCATATATATCCATGGTATACAAAATAAGAAGTtacaattgtaaattaaaataagtgAAATTACGATCAAATATTACAAattgtaaaacaataattagATATATAAGGgtacaaaaatattataaagtaaaatTGAAAAGCATGAAATATAATACAATGATAAAAATATGCAAtatagtatataattataaatttattatctaACTAGTGCCTTTTCAAGCCCCACATTGGGCGCCAGTTTTTATGTAACCGCTCTACACACAACACAAAAGATTATCGACTTAGGGTTGAGGTGAGCGGGGTTCGAGTTGATTGGGGCAGCGGCACTAGACAcacatagataataaataaaagagtaCACAATAGTTGGCTTATAGTAGATGTGTTATTATTCTAAATCgtaatacaaattatacaatatgCGACTTATAATTAAGTATGCTTAAAGATTTAGATAACAAGTCAAACTTAAGTTTGTTGACAACTGGCAGTGGTCGAGCTTGTCCCCTTTTTGGTGTGGTAAACCCGTTCGAAGTTTGATGCTTATACACTCCACCGATTCCCTCGTCTGGCTGTGGACTTTACACACAGAATCCAACTTGGGCAATCTTCCCTCAACCTGAATTTGTTGAGCAAGGAATAAGTGTAAATACAACTTCTTTCAGAACGTACAAAAAGTATCAGGGAGGACCTGACTGCTCTCAATAGATTTAGAGTTGAGTTGTCTACTACGGTAgcctttttgtatttaattcctATAACTACAGAATTCTCTATACAGGCTTCATTCAAGGATAATTTAGGATTAGCTAATAAATCATAGCCTAGTGAGTATATAATGACAGGGTCTTATTACTACACTCTAACTTACATATAAACATACAATCAATACGATATAAGGTGGTCAAACATATAGtacatatttacaatatatcaaGTTGTATCTAAGATAATAAATTCATTGCTGGACAACGAGCAATGATAAACATAAAAGTAGTATCCTATATGTAGTTAACAAGTACAACTAAAGGACTTAGCTATGTTACTTACGctacaaaataataagtttatGTTGGTTATCTTACCTGAATTTGTTGAGCAAGGAATAAGTGTAAATACAACTTCTTTCAGAACGTACAAAAAGTATCAGGGAGGACCTGACTGCTCTCAATAGATTTAGAGTTGAGTTGTGATTTTTCCCAACTCTGCAGTCTTTTTTATATGTCTTGGCCCCACCCTGTTGTTCCGAAATACATTCCTGGACCATTATCTAATGGTAGATGATGGTGGCCCTATTTCCTTATTTGGAGTTTGATCAGCTAATAGTTTATCCTTAAAATAATTAGCTCATACTTAAAGTATGTTGGTCAGTACTTTCTTTGTTTGTAAGGAAGTAGGAATGTGTAAATGTTGCAATTTCCTTggactggcacacttttgtggcctgggttacaATTGTATTCGTAATTTTCACCTCATTTCACCATTTGAGGAAACACTGTTGagaagtgtttttttttcttccaaaATGCGATTAAATCTCGACTCAAAGCCAAATCACATTTAACAAAGTCTACAGTTGCGTAATTCATATAATTTGGATattttaatatgaaaaatataaattccATCCTCTTTTGAGACGACTTAAAAAGAAAATTCCTGGACATAAATTGATCTTCTGAATTCAGAGTCATATCGAGGTTATCCTTCATTATAACATAAACTTACAGTATTAATACATAACTTTCACTTTCGATGAACATAGAAATGTTAAAACGATCATCATGTTTAGCATTAGCCACTTGTTTAACAAGTAGAAACCCACTCAGGTATTCCATTATTATTGAGAcctaataatgttataaatacagtatgatTAAACCGTCTGTAGAGATTAAAGGTTTGAAGTAAAGACAAGCAGAAAAAAGTATTAGAAGTAAAAAGCTAGCAAAACATATCAATAACGTGCGTATGTAGACTCCAGCCTTTCTATACCCGTTCTATTGGTGGTAAGGGGATGTGTTATCTCATTCTAATCATAAATCCAGTATATCAAACCGTCTGTATAGATTAAAGGCTTAAAGTAAAGGCAAGCAGAAAAAAATAGTAGAAGTCAAAAACTAGTCAACCCCCACCCCAAAATTTttatctgtaggcctacataatatttataaatatatattttttagattaaattTTAATGATTGTTCAATTTGATGCCTCGcaagctctgactacactatcaaactagttttacaaaaacaaaatgtgatgagcctttatggtagtgatatgctcaaatatgattGTGATAtgattcccactaggacgtaaatGCAATGTAATAGAGCTGACCAATGGCAaacgacagttcgaataattcatcgcttgtgattggtcaactcacttacgctGCGTTATGTCCTTACGTGTTGCGTCTCTACAagcatatataatatatagccacatcacatgtttttgtcgggatagtgtagacagagctataggcttaggtttgtttttaatattgttaataataagtCCCTGGTTACTAATAAGTTTTTTCATGACGTCATATAGTACTCAATATGGATATAAAGGGAGTAATTCAGGATGGGACTGACCTGGTAAATGAATCACGTGACTAAAATATGGAATATTAGATAAGCTACACAGAAGATATTCTTAACTTAACTTAACAGACCTTGATGGAATGGCATTTCTATCGTATTTcagtttaatttataaatatataggtctATAAAAAGCAAAGTAACTTTGGTTCAATCTTGCATTGGGCCTAACAAACATAAAGGTATGCTGATAATTTAACAGCGAACACATTCAATTGATTAAAAGGTGGTTCAGAGTTTTCAAAAAGAGGCTTTTACTGCTGACAAAAAATAATTGGGGCTAATGTCAATTTTGTCACTTATTCCCAACCATCATTATGTACCAAAATAATTGTTCCTATCTTCTCACAATCTCCACAAATCCTTTAACTTACTGGAAAAGCTTAAACattattcatcattatcatcgtgATCAACAtcgttgtcatcatcatcatcaacatagtttttatcatcatcatcattgtgaTCATCATCAACGTCATGATCATCATCAACATCgtgatcatcatcatcgttttcatcatcctcatcaacatcgttttcatcatcatcatcatcaacaacaacatagtttttatcaccatcatcatcagcagcagcatcatcatcattgtgatcatcatcatcaacatcgttttcatcatcaacaacaacatcgtttttatcaccatcatcatcagcagcagcatcatcatcatcatcattgtgatcatcatcatcaacatcgttttcatcatcatcatcgtcgtcatcgtATCTTATACATCTTCCGTCacaatattgtttataatcACCATCTGTGCTACCACCATTTCACTAACCCTTTCCATGATTGACATCTACACAACAATACGAGTGACTACTAATGAATCACACCCCCAACTTAAAGTGCAACGATATTGTCTTTATATCAATAAGTAAATGAATAATATCGATACTACTTATGACGTCATGCAAAACTCAAAGTACCCGTGTCACAAACTTGGCCGTCTCCAACTCATGGTCACGTTTGACTACGCAAAGGAAATTATTGGACAGTATTATAACTCTAAGGTGGTGTTTAAGAAGGCCATTATGCATTCTAATGGGTTTCGTTGGAGATGAAGACAattgggggtgggggggggggcgtGCAATCAACCCTGTCCGTAGCCACTTTGCTGTAATGAATCGAATGCCATAAATTTAGCATGACAGACTCGCTTAGCAAACTAAACAGACCCTAGTCTTCCACAAGATTCATTTATTCATACGATGGAACGTTTCGACCTTCTAATCTCTGTACAAGCCATCTATATCTGTGTGAAAGTGTGATGctaatttaaacaatttccTTTAGGAGTGTAGTTCACATTTTAGAATACAATATATACAACAATGCACCTTGCAAAAGTGATGAGTTGCCATAATCTGCACAGGTCAACATATTTCTTCCTCTCCCATTCTAAACTAATCACAATCTAATGTTGGTCTATGAAACAAAGTAACTAAgtaatatttaggcctattgctTTCCACTCTGACAGTACAATTTATATGAAACAGCATAAAATATGaaggaaaataaatacatagaataatataaacaattaagacttgagaaaaaaaaaacatggaaatCAGGGGATAACTCTTTAAGCCCAAAGGCTtgtttccaaataaataaaatatcatatcCAAAAGGTACATCTGAAAAATACAATGCCGTATATCGCTCATTGAAAAAAGATTAGACAATAATATGCATTCATTCATCATCGTCCATCCATGAAGTGGTTACAATTTCTAGAATGTTGTGTGCCTTACACCAGGGGACGATAACATAGGTTCCTACACGTGGTGTTGGTTAGCAGTCGGAAGATTGATAAGAGCAACCGAATTCACCTATCTTGTCATTCTTCCCTGGGGGTACAAAAACTATTGTTATCGGAATAAATCAATTTCTTCTGTCTTACACCTGAAAAATGAAAGTAAGTGGAAGAAGCGGAAATCTGGAAGTGTCTTTAATCTCCTGGTAGCATCAGCAGAATAACGTATGTTGATGTTTGTCGACAACTGCTAAACACAAAGCCAGGCATACTAACATGGTATTGTGTACGTAGAACAAGGTGTTAACATGCACTTTCTAAAAAGTGGAAGTAAACGCCCTCGCGTTGAGACCATTTGTAACTTAATAAATGACGCGTTTTTGATCGCAGTAACAGTTTGGATATTTCCTTTAATAAGTGCAATATAGTATCAATATAATATACACCATATTTGTCAttctaattataaataattgtatcTGAAATAAAAACCATTTGTTTGCGTTTCCGAAGCTGAAAAATTGGCTAAACGCCTACACATGCGAACTTTAATGGACTGCAGACATTTCTGGCATTCAAATATTAAATGAGTATACATTACGACACTAAGAACAGGAAACCAGTCATTTAGTCGCTGGCTGTTGATGGGATTATTTGAACAAGTAGTTAGAAAGTCAACTAAGTACGATTTATTCCCAGTCAGGTTTGCATCGATTGAACTGATCGTTTGTCCAGACGTTTCAatcacaatattttattttatttattgaatgagAAAGCACAGCAGGGTTTCTTTCTGACGTCTGATACATTTAAGACACCGACTTACATCAGAGAAAGTTGCGGTGTTTAAAGAGTCGTAACAATCTTTAAGGCAGACGACTTTTGGATGTATCGTGGGGACAAATATTTTGCGGGAACCTACCGTGgaatgatttaaatataattataggcctagatacGGTACACATCATCTTGGATTTTTATAAAAACGAAGTTATTCAGTATTCAGAAAGTAGAATGTCTGTCAAGCCAGCGGAGAAGAAGCTTCCACCAAGAGGCCTGCATTACCACGTTTCGAATTTAAATGATATTGATCCGCTAGGCCTGGATTCATCAAGGTGTGATGTGAGTCAAAACAATACAGTTGTCGATTACATGACAACAATTGAGAGAAAACATTATGAAAATCAGAACTTATGTAGAAAGAATGGTATAAGAGGACACAGAACGAAAGGCGGAGGGATAGAGAAGAAGAGGTTAAAACGTCCAGCGCCTCCTCCACCAACGCA
Encoded proteins:
- the LOC140055572 gene encoding paraneoplastic antigen Ma2 homolog, with product MDIYDWCIKHKVDPSHAIALRGVLKANYSHDRIPNAFKEIDRSQVVEVIDETDITFQLLLSFSKPVVDLNIPTTIDHTDNETWTIIKWDGKTPEKDTHILPTDFQGQLQKFLLEHGKTLNDLRLDSIPSDTKEVVVKHLIGNNVPRTAGVRRLRQFSGRVPIPSNEVDFETWSQLVQQLLRDDSLSQAEQKSILSQSLFPPALNILNKVTDKSTARECHDVLNEVYGLAVDADDLYTLFRETYQSEGELPSKFLMRLDENLTRATKAGAVGVAKADHMRLAQFVRGLVYDEMLSSTLNLKQRKSNPPTYLTLIKEVRSEEINSRARAEKRTPKAVSAKAALCSYEALSHEVEVLRTELHHLKSTPSPPESTPNPKTRSSPAPNTRPKICYNCGEDGHHMRGCPNPTNATLVQQKLVKRFNQAGNGRGHPGRRDNGLPHQ